A genomic stretch from Helianthus annuus cultivar XRQ/B chromosome 1, HanXRQr2.0-SUNRISE, whole genome shotgun sequence includes:
- the LOC110876693 gene encoding nonsense-mediated mRNA decay protein 2-like, with translation MNKVLENMLGKSIEQRFEEIEVEEVRAKRQAEIDAQMKDKGKSAEGSVIAERSIVLSTDPESPIQNPVPISAVSAIFEEDVLREDLGNDDEEEEDDDEEDDDEENDDDEDDDEEKVFSASSHSSDDIDDNDDQGDTGVIVSEASKEQMLMI, from the coding sequence ATGAATAAGGTTCTTGAAAACATGCTCGGGAAGTCTATAGAGCAGAGGTTTGAGGAGATAGAAGTTGAAGAAGTTAGAGCAAAGCGTCAAGCAGAGATTGATGCTCAAATGAAAGACAAAGGAAAAAGTGCTGAAGGTTCTGTGATTGCTGAAAGATCAATAGTTTTATCTACTGATCCTGAGTCTCCTATTCAGAATCCTGTTCCTATATCTGCTGTATCAGCTATCTTTGAAGAAGATGTGTTACGTGAAGATCTTGGtaatgatgatgaggaagaggaggatgatgacgaagaggatgaCGATGAAgagaatgatgatgatgaggatgatgatgaagaaaaagtaTTCTCTGCAAGCAGTCATAGTTCTGATGatattgatgataatgatgatcaGGGTGATACAGGTGTTATTGTTTCTGAAGCATCAAAAGAGCAAATGTTGATGATTTAA